Within Methanobrevibacter sp., the genomic segment ATATGTTAGGGATGACGATGAAAAGCCTTTAATTGTAGCTCCTGATAAGGGAGCATATCATTTTGCTCAGGAAATTGCACATATTCTAGATTCTGAATGCACTTACTTCTCCAAGGTTCGTCTTGGACCAGACAAGGTGGAAACCAGGATAGTTGACGTTAGATGTGACGGTGCAGATGAAGAGACCGTAAATGTTGATGCCGTTAAAGGTAAAAAGGTAGTTATCATCGACGACATCATAGCTACCGGTGGAACCATTGTAAATGCTATTAACATTTTAAAACAGCACGGAGCCAAATCAGTGGATGTATGCTGCGTTCATCCTATTCTTGTAAACGGTGCGACTGCAAGAATCTATGAGGCAGGTGCAAATAGCTTAATTTCCACCAACAGTATTTCTTCAGACACTTCTCGTGTTTCTCTTGCTGATATAATTGCAGAAGAGTTAAAAGATTAATTATTTTTCAACTGCTCTTGGAAAATTAGCAAATATTATTAAGGTGGTTATATGGAAATAGATAAAGATGTAATTAAGCAGGATTTAATTGAAAAATCTAATGATATTTTAAAAAAATATAATGAGCCTTATGTTGTGGATCATATAGCTATTATGAATACCTCACAAAACATCAATTTCCTTGGAAACATGAGGGTAATGGTGGAAGATTCAGTTAAAAAAATAAGAGAAGATTTGGAAGAAGCTTTTAAGGATTATGAAATCTTAAAAATCCGGGATAGAAAAGTTGTACCTTGCTGTGCACCACCATATGTTCATATTAGTTTCAACATCACAATTAATAAATAATGCTTGTTTCATAATATAAGGTTATTAATTGGGGGATGAATCATGAAACAATTTGAACTACAATCACCTTATAAACCCTTAGGGGATCAGCCTAAAGCTATTGATTCCTTAGCTGAAGGCTTTCTAAATGGAAAGAAGGAACAGACTCTTTTAGGAGTCACCGGTTCCGGTAAGACTTTTACAATGGCTAACGTTATTGAAAAAGTTCAAAAGCCAACACTTATTATTTCTCATAACAAAACTCTTGCGGCACAGCTATATGAAGAGTTTAAGGAATTTTTCCCAGACAATGCCGTAGAGTATTTTGTCAGTTATTATGATTATTATCAGCCGGAGGCTTACGTGCCTAGGACTGACACCTTCATTGACAAGGAAGCTTCAATCAATGAAGAGATTGACACAATGAGGCATTCTGCCACACAATCATTGCTTTCAAGGGATGACGTTATCGTCGTTTCCAGCGTGTCATGCATCTATGGTATTGGTTCTCCTGAAGATTATGGCGAATTTGCTTTCGGAATATCTGTTGGGGATATTTATGATAGGGATGAAATTATCAGACGTTTAATTTTCATGCAGTATGAACGTAATGACATTGAATTTGACAGGGGTCAGTTTAGAGTACGTGGAGATGTTATTGAGATAAATCCAGTGGATGGAACTTCTCCTGTTAGGATTGAGCTTTTCGGTGATGAAATCGATGCCATCAGCTTGATAGATAGGGTTACAGGCAAAAGGAAAGAATCTCTTCCTCGCTACATGGTATTTCCAGCAAAGCATTTTGTCGTAGGCCAGGATAGGATGGAAACAGCTATTCATAATATCAATCAGGAGCTTAATGACAGGCTTTTGGAGTTAAACCAAACCAATAAACTTTTGGAAGCTCAAAGACTTGAACAAAGAACTCGTTTTGATGTTGAAATGCTTAATGAAATGGGATACTGTCCAGGGGTTGAAAATTATTCAATGCACTTGTCTGGAAGGAAATGGGGAGATGTGCCTTATTCCTTACTCAAATATTTCCCTGATGATTATTTGACCATTATTGATGAATCTCACGTTACTGTTCCCCAAATCAGGGGAATGTACAATGGTGATAAGGCCCGTAAACAGACATTGGTTGACCATGGTTTCAGATTGCCTTCTGCCAAAGAGAATAGGCCGTTGCGCTTTGATGAGTTTGAAGCTGCTATGAATCAGGTTTTATATGTTTCAGCAACTCCTGCTTCCTATGAGCTTTCACGTTCAACAAATATTGTAGAGCAGATTAATCGTCCTACAGGACTGGTCGATCCGGAAATCATCATACGTCCTGTTCAAGGTCAGGTTGACGATTTGCTTAATGAGGTCAGATTAAGGGCAGAAAGGGATGAGAGGGTCCTTGTAACCACACTGACTAAAAGGATGGCTGAAGATTTAACAGACTATTATGCTAAGATTGGTGTTAAAGTTAGATACATGCATTCTGAAATCGATACTCTTGAAAGGACTGAAATCATCGACGATTTAAGGCGGGGAACTTTTGATGTTCTTGTTGGTGTAAACCTTTTGAGGGAAGGTCTTGACTTGCCAGAGGTATCTTTAGTGGCTATTTTGGATGCTGACAAGGAAGGGTTTTTGAGAAACCAGACTTCCCTTATACAGACAATTGGTAGGGCAGCAAGAAATGTTAATGGTAAGGTAATCATGTATGTTGATGAAATGACCGATTCCGTTCGCAATGCTATGGATATTACCAATAAAAGGAGAAAAATCCAGCTTAAGTATAATGAGTTAAACAATATCACTCCTAAGACTGCTAGGCGTACTTTGAAAGAGAAAAAAGAAACAGAAGAGAAGTATGACAAGTCAGCTACTGACATTAGTAAAATGCCTAAAGATGAGCTTAATCTTTTAATCAAGGATCTTGAAAGTGATATGAAGGAAGCTGCTAAAAATCTGAACTTTGAAAAGGCTGCAGAGCTTAGAAATAAATTATTCACCATTAAAGAGATGAAAAAATCATAGTATTTTTAGAAAGTTTTATATAGTACGAACTATTAATATATAAATAGATTGCTATATATTACTATTTTTTATTTTATTTTTCAAATGCTCTTAGGTAATATATAATATTGGAGCACAACAGAATTACTAACTGATTTTATGATGATTATTATTTAAAAGAGGAGATATAATGGAAGTAAATTCAAAAAAACAAATAGTCGTTAAAGGGGCTAAGGAACACAACTTGCAGAATATTGATTTAGCTATCCCAAGAGATGAATTTGTTGTAATCACCGGTTTGAGTGGGTCTGGAAAATCTTCTCTTGCGTTTGATACAATATATGCTGAAGGACAGCGCAGATATGTTGAATCATTATCTGCATATGCAAGACAGTTTTTAGGCCAAATGAAAAAGCCAGAAATGGATTATATAGAAGGATTATCTCCAGCTATTTCAATAGATCAAAAAACCACAAAGGAAAATCCAAGATCAACTGTGGGGACAATTACAGAAATATATGATTATTTAAGATTATTATATGCCAGAATAGGAATACCTCATTGTCCTAATTGTGGAAAGGAAGTCTCCCATCAAACAATTGGTCAAATAGGTGACAATATTATGGACGAGGGCGAAGGTCTTAAAATCCAAATACTCGCACCAATTGTAAAAGACAAAAAAGGAGAACATAAGCAAGTCTTTGAGGATTTGAGAAACAAGGGATTTGTTAGAGCTCGTGTAGATGGAGAGATTAGAAATCTTGACGAAGACATTAAACTTGCTAGAACCTATAAACACACAATAGAGGTTGTTGTAGATAGATTGAAAACCAGAAAAGACACAGAATTTAAAAGAAGATTGGTAGGTTCTCTTGAAACAGCATCTGAATTTGGTGAAGGTTTAATCAATGTTCTATTTGATAAGGATGGGGAGGAATTCGAAAAGAAATACTCAGAACATTTTGCATGTGTGGACTGTGGAATAAACTTTGACGAACTGTCACCAAGAATGTTCTCATTTAACGCTCCTCAGGGGGCTTGTCCTGAATGTAATGGTATTGGTTCTAAAATGGAAATCAACCCTGATTTGATAGTTCCAAACAAAAACCTTACATTAAATGAAGGTGCTATTGTACCATGGTCAAAATCCAACAAAAAGGAAAATTACTATCATCAGATGCTTACTGCAGTAGC encodes:
- a CDS encoding ribose-phosphate diphosphokinase; this encodes MIIGGSTSQDLAAKVANILGEKLCYVETKKFPDGERYLKVNGPVEDEVTIIQSTAYPQDENILELLFLIKTVKDLGAKRVKVVMPYMGYARQEKRFNPGEAVSARIVAELIECAGADEFITFNIHEKCVLDFFSIPAKTLSAMPAIAEYVRDDDEKPLIVAPDKGAYHFAQEIAHILDSECTYFSKVRLGPDKVETRIVDVRCDGADEETVNVDAVKGKKVVIIDDIIATGGTIVNAINILKQHGAKSVDVCCVHPILVNGATARIYEAGANSLISTNSISSDTSRVSLADIIAEELKD
- the uvrB gene encoding excinuclease ABC subunit UvrB, whose translation is MKQFELQSPYKPLGDQPKAIDSLAEGFLNGKKEQTLLGVTGSGKTFTMANVIEKVQKPTLIISHNKTLAAQLYEEFKEFFPDNAVEYFVSYYDYYQPEAYVPRTDTFIDKEASINEEIDTMRHSATQSLLSRDDVIVVSSVSCIYGIGSPEDYGEFAFGISVGDIYDRDEIIRRLIFMQYERNDIEFDRGQFRVRGDVIEINPVDGTSPVRIELFGDEIDAISLIDRVTGKRKESLPRYMVFPAKHFVVGQDRMETAIHNINQELNDRLLELNQTNKLLEAQRLEQRTRFDVEMLNEMGYCPGVENYSMHLSGRKWGDVPYSLLKYFPDDYLTIIDESHVTVPQIRGMYNGDKARKQTLVDHGFRLPSAKENRPLRFDEFEAAMNQVLYVSATPASYELSRSTNIVEQINRPTGLVDPEIIIRPVQGQVDDLLNEVRLRAERDERVLVTTLTKRMAEDLTDYYAKIGVKVRYMHSEIDTLERTEIIDDLRRGTFDVLVGVNLLREGLDLPEVSLVAILDADKEGFLRNQTSLIQTIGRAARNVNGKVIMYVDEMTDSVRNAMDITNKRRKIQLKYNELNNITPKTARRTLKEKKETEEKYDKSATDISKMPKDELNLLIKDLESDMKEAAKNLNFEKAAELRNKLFTIKEMKKS